The following proteins come from a genomic window of Paenibacillus swuensis:
- the yhbH gene encoding sporulation protein YhbH, whose product MTEPLFIVSREDWSLHRKGYQDQARHQQKVREAIKQNLPDLVTEESIIMSDGKQTVKIPIRSLDEYRFVYNYNKSKHVGQGDGDSQVGDVLGKDPSDAKGPGKGEGAGDQPGEDYVEAEISIEELQAMLFEELELQHMQEKDKDQLETKEIRFNDIRKKGIQSNIDKKRTILENLRRNARDGNPGIHGISPDDVRYKTWEEIVTPHSNAVIIAMMDTSGSMGSFEKYMARSFFFWMTRFLRYKYEKVEIVFIAHHTEAKEVTEEEFFTKGESGGTICSSAYQKALEIIDARYPPASYNIYPFHFSDGDNLTSDNERCVKLIEQLLDRCNMFGYGEVNQYNRSSTLMSAYRHIHKPNFLYHVIREKGEVYKALKTFFKPKVGSV is encoded by the coding sequence ATGACAGAGCCGTTATTTATCGTTTCCCGGGAAGATTGGTCCCTTCATCGTAAAGGTTATCAGGATCAAGCACGCCATCAGCAAAAGGTACGGGAAGCCATTAAACAAAACTTGCCCGATCTGGTAACGGAAGAAAGCATTATTATGTCCGACGGCAAACAAACCGTGAAGATTCCGATTCGCAGTCTCGATGAATATCGATTTGTCTATAACTACAACAAGAGTAAACATGTCGGGCAAGGGGACGGAGACAGCCAGGTCGGCGATGTGCTCGGCAAAGACCCAAGCGACGCGAAGGGGCCGGGCAAGGGCGAAGGAGCCGGCGATCAACCCGGGGAAGATTATGTGGAAGCGGAAATCAGCATTGAGGAATTGCAGGCCATGCTGTTCGAAGAACTGGAACTGCAGCATATGCAGGAAAAGGATAAGGACCAGCTGGAAACGAAGGAAATTCGCTTCAACGATATTCGCAAAAAAGGAATTCAATCCAATATCGATAAGAAACGGACCATTCTTGAGAATTTGAGACGCAACGCCCGCGACGGCAACCCCGGCATTCACGGTATTTCACCGGATGATGTAAGGTACAAGACTTGGGAAGAAATCGTAACACCTCATTCCAATGCGGTCATTATTGCGATGATGGACACTTCGGGTTCCATGGGCAGTTTTGAGAAGTATATGGCCCGCAGCTTCTTCTTCTGGATGACCCGCTTCCTGCGCTACAAGTATGAGAAAGTGGAAATTGTATTTATCGCGCATCATACGGAGGCCAAGGAAGTAACCGAGGAAGAATTCTTTACCAAAGGCGAGAGCGGCGGCACCATCTGCTCCTCAGCTTACCAGAAAGCATTGGAAATTATTGATGCGCGTTATCCGCCGGCCTCCTACAATATTTACCCTTTTCATTTCTCTGACGGCGATAACCTGACCTCGGATAATGAGCGGTGTGTCAAGCTGATTGAGCAGCTTCTGGATCGATGCAATATGTTCGGCTACGGTGAAGTCAACCAATATAATCGCAGCAGCACCTTGATGTCCGCCTACCGCCACATTCACAAACCTAACTTTCTCTACCATGTCATCCGGGAAAAAGGGGAAGTGTATAAGGCGCTGAAGACATTCTTTAAACCGAAGGTGGGTTCGGTTTAA
- a CDS encoding YhcH/YjgK/YiaL family protein, with product MIIGHFEHWERDRNLFSPMLCGWLEILKEIISEPFQCGEFNITDRVRLIVKEAVTVPATQVLGEFHEDHVDIHYVLEGEEWMGLGQRPGQRPDSDLALVPVDPPLDDHVFLSRLEEERIVSLKPGMYIVLMPGEAHKPCCSMNGGGNVRKAILKINIK from the coding sequence ATGATCATAGGACATTTTGAACATTGGGAGCGGGACCGCAACCTGTTCTCTCCCATGTTATGTGGATGGTTGGAAATCCTGAAGGAGATCATTTCTGAGCCTTTCCAATGTGGTGAATTCAACATTACGGATAGGGTCCGACTGATTGTGAAAGAAGCAGTAACGGTGCCGGCCACCCAAGTGCTTGGCGAATTTCATGAAGATCATGTGGATATTCATTATGTCCTTGAGGGAGAAGAGTGGATGGGGCTGGGGCAACGACCGGGGCAACGACCGGATAGCGATTTAGCGCTTGTACCCGTAGATCCTCCTCTAGATGATCATGTGTTTCTTAGCCGACTGGAAGAAGAGCGTATTGTGTCGCTTAAACCCGGTATGTATATCGTGTTGATGCCGGGCGAGGCGCATAAGCCTTGTTGTTCGATGAATGGCGGAGGGAACGTGCGGAAAGCGATATTGAAAATAAACATAAAGTGA
- a CDS encoding ABC transporter permease subunit: MIRITIPQAVRLITPPYINNCVIMLKESAQVSIITVPDLMLAAQRAYNSTYSVAETLGVAGAVYLTMTSAIMLLQTFIEKKLRMNKR, translated from the coding sequence ATGATTCGGATTACCATTCCGCAAGCCGTTCGTCTGATTACACCTCCATACATTAATAACTGCGTGATTATGCTTAAGGAATCAGCACAAGTTTCGATCATTACCGTTCCCGACTTAATGTTAGCCGCTCAACGCGCCTATAACAGTACTTACAGTGTCGCCGAAACGCTGGGTGTGGCCGGTGCCGTGTATTTAACGATGACAAGCGCGATTATGCTGCTTCAGACATTTATTGAGAAAAAGTTGAGGATGAACAAAAGGTAG
- a CDS encoding TatD family hydrolase, which produces MRLIDAHIHLDLYPPAEREQILQDCARPGSRVDALIAVSMHAESCLLNRELALRLPRLVKPCYGFHPEQPLPGEAALAGLRAWIRAHADGMAAIGEVGLPYYTRAEAQARGERFDMEPYVEALDGFIQLAVELDKPVVLHAVYEDAAAACDLLERRGCTRAHFHWFKGPREVTERMVANGYFVSFTPDLVYETEIQELARLYPPAQVMLETDGPWPFEGPFTGRSTHPEMMMDSLTTWSMLHGISREEAGRMMLDNTRQFYRLGRSEDEHGNS; this is translated from the coding sequence ATGCGGCTAATCGATGCGCATATTCATCTGGACCTGTACCCGCCCGCGGAGCGGGAACAGATCCTGCAAGACTGCGCGCGGCCCGGCTCGCGCGTCGATGCGCTCATCGCGGTTAGCATGCACGCCGAGTCGTGCCTGCTGAACCGCGAGCTGGCGCTGCGGCTGCCGCGCCTGGTGAAGCCGTGTTACGGCTTTCACCCGGAGCAGCCGTTGCCCGGCGAAGCTGCGCTAGCCGGGCTCCGCGCCTGGATCCGCGCGCACGCGGACGGGATGGCCGCCATCGGCGAAGTCGGCCTCCCGTACTACACGCGCGCGGAAGCCCAGGCGCGGGGCGAGCGCTTCGACATGGAGCCCTATGTCGAAGCGCTCGATGGGTTTATCCAGCTTGCGGTGGAGCTGGATAAACCCGTGGTGTTGCACGCGGTGTACGAAGACGCCGCTGCCGCGTGCGATCTGTTGGAGCGCCGCGGCTGTACGCGGGCGCACTTCCACTGGTTCAAAGGCCCGCGCGAAGTGACGGAGCGCATGGTCGCTAACGGCTACTTCGTCTCGTTCACGCCGGACTTGGTGTACGAGACGGAGATCCAGGAGCTGGCGCGGTTGTACCCGCCCGCGCAGGTGATGCTGGAAACGGACGGGCCTTGGCCGTTCGAAGGCCCGTTCACGGGTCGATCCACCCATCCCGAGATGATGATGGACTCCCTGACAACTTGGAGTATGCTGCACGGAATCTCCCGGGAAGAAGCGGGAAGAATGATGCTGGACAATACCCGGCAATTTTATAGATTGGGGAGATCAGAGGATGAACATGGAAACAGTTAA
- a CDS encoding sulfite exporter TauE/SafE family protein translates to MGMILGFAGTGGSGFIIGLLVAVFGVPIHTALGTSIAAMIFTTLSGSVSHVREGNALWKTGCIIGGFGAFGAFAGTFVSRGIEPDILILMTSGMLLLCGLLIWVRTRMKGVNQKDTTEADFSSRKFWSLAIITGIVTGGLSGVFGIGATPFIQLALLILFGFSLRQAVGTTMVVILPIAISGSVGFLQAGFMEWGLFLEVVTGTVIGSYIGAKFTQQAPKLLLRSAMVLTPISGAIILLLRN, encoded by the coding sequence ATGGGTATGATTTTGGGGTTTGCAGGCACAGGCGGCTCCGGTTTTATTATTGGATTGCTTGTGGCCGTCTTTGGGGTGCCGATTCACACCGCGCTTGGCACTTCCATTGCGGCCATGATATTTACGACGCTTTCCGGTTCGGTTAGTCATGTCCGGGAAGGGAACGCCTTATGGAAGACCGGCTGTATTATTGGCGGCTTCGGTGCGTTCGGGGCGTTTGCGGGAACATTCGTTTCCAGAGGAATTGAACCGGACATCTTAATTTTGATGACCAGCGGAATGTTACTCCTGTGCGGATTGCTAATCTGGGTTAGAACGCGGATGAAAGGCGTGAATCAGAAAGACACAACGGAAGCCGACTTCTCTTCTAGAAAATTCTGGAGTTTAGCTATAATTACAGGTATTGTGACCGGAGGATTGTCGGGCGTATTTGGGATCGGGGCCACGCCGTTTATTCAATTAGCCCTGTTGATTCTGTTCGGATTCTCTTTGCGTCAGGCTGTGGGCACAACGATGGTCGTTATTCTGCCGATCGCGATATCCGGTTCTGTTGGATTTCTGCAAGCAGGGTTTATGGAATGGGGTTTATTTCTGGAAGTGGTGACGGGTACGGTCATCGGTTCTTATATCGGAGCCAAATTTACGCAGCAGGCACCAAAGTTGTTGTTGAGGTCCGCGATGGTGCTCACCCCAATTTCCGGAGCGATTATCCTTTTGTTAAGAAACTGA
- a CDS encoding AraC family transcriptional regulator encodes MKQFFKQVDFGTKLFDIAHRQRTETEFEGYCHFHQSCELLYIHRGTGHVIVNEENYPMKPGMLYYFQPYELHLVHAETSPETPYERTIFSFDPVQVAAKLKSWDWMHGKFQRLWFQSLAECAFDLSDRFAFVEGIFDMSGLHKEAQRHEEQEERTLLLLMQLMTCIDEKATPLPPAIRVTRYSEQIMQWIEQHYAKGFDLDMLAEALHLSKSYCSRVFRQETGSSITEYVNATRIRHACRLLQTTSKSVEWVGSEVGLGNTSYFCQTFKKVTGISPHKYRTRGVLL; translated from the coding sequence ATGAAACAATTTTTTAAGCAGGTGGACTTCGGCACCAAACTGTTCGATATCGCGCATCGGCAACGGACGGAGACAGAATTTGAAGGCTATTGCCATTTCCACCAAAGCTGCGAGCTGTTATATATCCATCGAGGCACCGGACATGTCATCGTGAATGAAGAAAATTATCCGATGAAACCGGGCATGCTCTACTATTTCCAACCTTATGAACTGCACCTCGTGCATGCGGAGACCAGTCCGGAGACGCCTTATGAACGCACGATATTCAGCTTTGATCCGGTACAGGTTGCCGCCAAACTGAAGAGTTGGGATTGGATGCACGGGAAATTTCAACGGCTCTGGTTTCAATCGTTAGCGGAATGCGCGTTTGACCTCTCGGATCGGTTTGCGTTTGTTGAAGGGATATTCGATATGAGCGGGTTACATAAAGAGGCGCAACGGCATGAAGAACAAGAGGAAAGAACACTTTTGTTGCTAATGCAGCTCATGACATGCATTGATGAGAAAGCCACGCCGCTTCCCCCCGCCATTCGCGTCACCCGGTATTCGGAACAGATCATGCAATGGATCGAACAGCATTATGCGAAAGGCTTTGATCTGGATATGTTGGCAGAAGCCTTGCATCTGTCTAAATCCTATTGCTCGCGGGTGTTTCGTCAAGAGACGGGCAGCAGTATTACGGAATATGTAAATGCCACTCGAATCCGACATGCCTGCCGGTTATTGCAGACAACTTCCAAATCGGTGGAGTGGGTCGGTAGCGAGGTCGGTCTGGGAAACACATCCTATTTCTGTCAGACGTTCAAAAAAGTCACAGGCATCTCTCCCCACAAATATCGGACAAGGGGCGTACTGTTATGA
- a CDS encoding fumarylacetoacetate hydrolase family protein, producing MNMETVKQQRGKIVGVGPNLKAFRKEKGITDDSKLTLFIKSPESLVTGENVYVPASLRSFLCEVEMAAIIGKTARNVSVNDALSYVAGYALANDMTADEHFDDGRFKFFDETTPVGTMVSGIDPMNVTLEMRVNGELIQRGNTSDMLFSVPWVIAHISSMMTLREGDIILTGTPAGPMACKPGDVIELSSPELGTYKHMLHISRRIRGDEPLYQDDSDYHSASRSSDYTSIH from the coding sequence ATGAACATGGAAACAGTTAAGCAGCAACGGGGCAAAATTGTCGGGGTCGGACCCAACCTGAAAGCGTTCCGCAAGGAAAAAGGAATCACGGACGATAGCAAGCTGACCTTGTTTATTAAGTCGCCCGAGAGTTTGGTGACGGGGGAAAATGTGTATGTGCCCGCGTCGTTACGGTCTTTTTTGTGCGAAGTGGAAATGGCGGCGATCATCGGGAAAACCGCTCGGAATGTTTCGGTGAATGATGCTTTATCCTACGTTGCGGGATACGCGCTGGCCAACGATATGACGGCGGATGAGCATTTTGACGATGGACGGTTCAAGTTTTTTGATGAGACTACACCGGTGGGAACTATGGTAAGCGGAATTGATCCGATGAATGTAACCCTGGAAATGCGGGTGAACGGGGAGCTGATCCAACGCGGAAACACCAGTGATATGCTGTTCTCTGTACCGTGGGTGATTGCCCATATTTCGAGTATGATGACGTTGCGTGAAGGGGATATCATCCTGACGGGAACACCTGCGGGACCGATGGCCTGCAAGCCGGGGGACGTCATCGAGCTTTCCAGCCCGGAATTGGGAACATATAAACACATGCTGCATATAAGCCGCCGAATCCGTGGGGATGAACCCCTTTACCAAGATGATTCGGATTACCATTCCGCAAGCCGTTCGTCTGATTACACCTCCATACATTAA
- a CDS encoding nitrilase-related carbon-nitrogen hydrolase: MKVASSQYKVKALKSYAEFEQHIRQHMEQAVAQGAELLLLPEFFTIELMTLEHYKADCQADFDRIFEHWARTYTLPVKETCAALAKEYGIILAAGSTFAYHENEDRFYNTAYVFMPDGRIHTQNKIHPSYELVYNKHLTTPGKELSVFTSGETTIGVSVCYDSSFPEVARILCKQGADVILAPTACLDEWGRSRNILFSKARASENQIFVVNSHLIGSVPFPPNIPYGFTFTGQSGIYSPIQPLIGTPDGIVKQGEPNVEMVISADIQVDYLHSIRNKGHNSNRQDRRPEFYRQFEEQPV, from the coding sequence ATGAAAGTCGCATCCAGTCAGTATAAAGTGAAAGCTCTCAAGTCCTACGCGGAATTTGAGCAACATATCCGTCAACATATGGAACAGGCCGTTGCACAAGGCGCCGAGCTTCTGCTTTTGCCGGAATTTTTCACGATTGAACTCATGACGCTAGAACATTATAAAGCCGATTGCCAAGCGGACTTTGATCGTATATTTGAACACTGGGCACGAACATACACATTGCCTGTGAAAGAAACTTGCGCGGCGCTAGCCAAGGAATACGGTATTATTTTGGCCGCGGGATCCACTTTTGCTTACCATGAGAATGAAGACCGGTTTTACAACACCGCATACGTATTTATGCCGGACGGCCGCATTCACACGCAGAACAAAATTCACCCGTCCTATGAACTTGTTTATAACAAACATTTAACTACACCGGGGAAAGAATTGAGTGTGTTTACATCGGGAGAAACAACGATTGGCGTTTCGGTTTGCTATGACAGTTCCTTTCCTGAGGTAGCCCGCATTCTGTGCAAGCAAGGCGCGGATGTTATTCTCGCACCTACCGCATGCTTGGATGAGTGGGGAAGATCGCGAAATATTTTGTTTTCCAAAGCAAGAGCGAGCGAGAACCAAATCTTTGTCGTTAACAGCCATCTGATCGGTTCGGTCCCCTTTCCGCCTAATATCCCATATGGTTTCACTTTTACCGGGCAGAGCGGGATTTATTCTCCGATTCAACCCTTAATCGGCACCCCTGACGGCATTGTGAAACAGGGTGAGCCGAATGTGGAGATGGTCATTTCAGCCGATATCCAAGTGGATTACCTGCACTCGATCCGCAACAAAGGCCATAACAGCAACCGTCAGGACCGCCGTCCTGAATTTTACAGACAATTCGAGGAACAACCTGTATAG
- a CDS encoding amino acid ABC transporter ATP-binding protein: MIRIRGLNKAFKGSPVLSDVHLDIREGEVVSIIGPSGAGKSTLLRCINLLEVPTSGEITVDGQPVQYKTNAKGKLSLLSQFKVSWLRTSVSMVFQQFHLWPNKTVLQNIIEGPVLVKKIPREEAVAKAEILLEKVGMLGKKLEYPANLSGGQQQRVAIARALAMEPKVILFDEPTSALDPELVHEVLEIMVKLAQEGMTMVVVTHEMNFARNVSDRVLFIENGRIVKEGTPHEMFNHSNARMGSFLKSIHGHTDLKGDLPYESRIQSV, encoded by the coding sequence ATGATTCGAATCCGAGGATTAAATAAGGCGTTCAAAGGCAGTCCTGTTCTGAGTGATGTCCATCTGGACATTCGGGAAGGCGAGGTGGTGTCGATTATAGGTCCAAGCGGCGCTGGCAAAAGTACGCTGTTACGTTGCATCAACTTGCTGGAAGTCCCAACTTCCGGTGAAATTACAGTTGACGGGCAACCGGTTCAATATAAGACGAATGCGAAGGGCAAGCTCTCCTTGCTCTCCCAATTTAAAGTCAGTTGGCTGCGCACCTCGGTCAGCATGGTGTTTCAACAGTTTCATCTATGGCCGAATAAGACGGTGTTACAGAATATTATTGAGGGACCGGTGCTGGTGAAGAAGATCCCCAGGGAAGAGGCGGTCGCCAAAGCGGAGATTCTTCTGGAGAAAGTAGGTATGCTGGGCAAAAAGCTGGAGTACCCCGCGAATTTATCCGGCGGTCAGCAGCAGCGTGTGGCGATTGCTCGGGCATTGGCTATGGAGCCTAAGGTCATCCTGTTTGATGAACCGACTTCCGCATTGGACCCCGAGCTTGTGCATGAAGTGCTGGAGATTATGGTAAAGCTGGCTCAAGAGGGAATGACGATGGTGGTCGTGACCCACGAGATGAATTTTGCCCGTAATGTCTCGGATCGTGTCTTGTTTATAGAAAATGGCCGAATCGTCAAAGAAGGTACGCCTCATGAAATGTTTAACCACTCGAATGCCAGAATGGGCAGTTTTCTAAAAAGCATCCATGGTCATACAGACCTGAAAGGAGATTTACCCTATGAAAGTCGCATCCAGTCAGTATAA
- a CDS encoding glycoside hydrolase family 88 protein, whose amino-acid sequence MTVTLTGTLLQRLEEKVLRMVQQMGDKSPHVARADGKYDDMATDWWTSGFWPGMLWIMYDMTGNEKFKEAAWGWDAKIEPWLTKTSLDLHHDVGFQFLATAVIKHTLTGDADGLRRGLQAANFLAGRFNPAGNFIRAWNGDDNAGWAIIDCMMNISLLFWASEVTGDPRYRHIAVRHADTALANFIREDGSVRHIVSFDPETGGFIEAFGGQGFAPDSAWSRGNAWALHGFANVYRWTKDVKYLHAAKRVAHYFIAALPEDGVAHWDFRTGENNPPRDSSASAIAASGLLEIADAVGEGERGLYLKKAEHIVASLTENYGTWDDPSHEAILTQGTGHLPANSNINVSLIYGDYYYIEAVAKLNGWKHRIH is encoded by the coding sequence ATGACAGTAACATTGACAGGCACCCTGTTGCAACGTCTGGAAGAGAAAGTGCTGCGTATGGTACAGCAAATGGGAGATAAATCTCCGCATGTGGCGCGCGCGGACGGCAAGTATGATGATATGGCTACGGACTGGTGGACATCCGGATTTTGGCCGGGGATGCTTTGGATTATGTATGATATGACAGGAAATGAAAAGTTTAAAGAGGCGGCTTGGGGCTGGGACGCGAAGATTGAGCCTTGGTTAACGAAAACCTCACTGGATTTGCATCATGATGTAGGCTTTCAGTTTTTGGCCACGGCGGTAATTAAACATACGTTGACCGGCGATGCGGACGGATTGCGCAGAGGCTTGCAAGCGGCGAATTTCCTGGCTGGACGGTTCAACCCCGCAGGTAACTTCATTCGCGCATGGAACGGGGACGACAACGCGGGTTGGGCGATTATCGACTGCATGATGAACATCTCTCTGTTGTTCTGGGCTTCCGAAGTGACCGGCGATCCGCGTTACAGACATATTGCGGTTCGACATGCGGATACCGCCTTGGCGAACTTCATTCGGGAAGACGGCTCCGTTCGTCACATTGTGAGCTTCGATCCGGAAACAGGCGGGTTTATTGAGGCATTCGGCGGCCAGGGCTTCGCTCCGGATTCCGCCTGGAGCCGGGGCAACGCATGGGCGCTGCACGGATTCGCCAACGTGTACCGTTGGACGAAGGACGTGAAGTATCTGCATGCGGCCAAGCGCGTAGCGCATTATTTTATCGCGGCCTTGCCGGAGGACGGCGTGGCGCATTGGGATTTTCGCACCGGCGAAAACAACCCGCCGCGTGACAGCTCCGCTTCCGCGATCGCCGCTTCCGGCTTGTTGGAAATTGCCGATGCGGTTGGTGAAGGCGAGCGCGGCTTGTATCTGAAGAAGGCGGAACATATTGTCGCCTCCCTTACGGAGAACTACGGAACCTGGGATGACCCGTCTCACGAAGCGATCCTTACGCAAGGAACCGGGCATTTGCCGGCTAACTCCAACATCAACGTTTCGCTCATTTATGGCGATTACTATTATATTGAAGCGGTTGCCAAGCTAAACGGCTGGAAACATCGCATTCATTAA